The window CCACTGAGTTATCAAACTCTTGATCAGTTTGGTAATCATACGCACCTATGTTAGGATTTTGAGGGcggattttcttctctttggcccctcattgttttgtttgtttgtttttaattcctattACTCTTTTACCTACAGTCTGTTCCCAGGATTTTTAATCCCTTAGATCAATGAAAAGGTAGATTAGCTTAGCTAGTGTatcagagggggaaaaagtaCAACAAGGCTTATCTTGTTCATGATAGCACTGTTGTTATGTGAGTGATacataagaaattatttatttttatgtttccagGAAGGAAATTCTTACCAttggcaggagggaggaaataaaatattattcattGGGCTTTAATGTTTAAAATCCTGTTTAATAGAAAATGTTGTGCCGTCTCCATTTTTGGAGGTTTTCTATACCAGGTTGGTAAAGCTCTGAGAAACCTGATGTTACTTTGCTTTTGAGATGTTGAACTAGATGACTTTCtgaagtctcttccaacctgaataATCCAATGTCCTGTGTTTCAAATACAGATGGAATTTGTGTTTACTTTTAAGGAAGTTTTCCATCTTCTGTTAGTTTTAGATTGAGATATTAAAATGATTGTTTATACCTtgaaaaaattgttaaaaaaacccaaaacaacaacaaccaaaaactGGTGTgcatgttgtggttttttttttttgttgtttagaacATGGATTCACAGAAGGATGTTCAGCCTCCAAAGCAGCAGCCAATGATTTACATTTGTGGAGGTAAAGAAAAGACATCAGTGAATTTTTTTACTTGTTACTGGAGATGTGGTGTTTTAATAATGAAGAATGCATAATCATTATACTGAAGAGTACATAAATGCAAATAGTTGCAATGTGGATCCTGATGTCCTTTAAAGCTTTACAAACCGATGGTACCACATATATTGGGAGTATATGGATGGCAATGTGGAAGTAATTCACTAGAGCTTGTGTTGCTGCGTGGAGGTCCTCCATCTCCAGAGGGTGCTTTCTCTAAGTGTCTGCACTGTGGTGCAGATAGTGGACCGTCTAATTTAGTGCATCTCGgagagtttttttttaaatgccgtGTGGTCACTCAGCTTTTATTGAAGTGCAATAGTCAAATTCTCTCTTACCTATAGATAAGTCAACAACTTAAAATTGGTGATTTTGAGTTGTCACTTCAGGaatctctgaaatattttgtcctttaagaaaataaatgtgggGTTTGGGGGACTGAGCTGAAGTTTTCATTAGTAGAGAGTCTAGTTGTATCAAAAGTGGACTGTATTCTGTGCAGTAATAATTTGGTGATTTTTAGCAAGATCCTCTTTGATCTTAATATAAGTGAagtttgtgaaattttttttttttttgaacggTATCTTGATGTCATTTGGCTCTTGATACAAATTCactacaattattttttattatgtttgcCACAAATAGGAATTTGACTGTTACGACTTTTGAAAGTTATCTATGCATTAACAATGTTGGTTTTGTTTACCCACTCCCTTTATCTTCCTCCATCATATCAGAATgtcatacagaaaatgaaataaaggcaAGAGATCCTATCAGATGCAGAGAATGTGGCTACAGAATAATGTACAAGAAGAGGACAAAAAGATGTATCCTTTTACACATGCACTTGAATGCATTTGAGAAGCTGTGGATGGAGACAAGTTATATAAGGGAAATGGAATGGAAGATTTGAGTAATTATGTAAGAATCCTTCAAGGCCAAAAATCAATACAATAGAGCAAAGTACTGTAGGGAAACCTCTGCAGTGTGATTGGgcaccttgttttcttttctggcactttctctgtttttttccattttctatgcAAAATATAATAAGCTAGGATAGCCTGCTGGGTGACATACTGTGAATTGTTgatatttttcagccttttaagaaaaggaaagtgttGTGGGGTTAATTAAAGATGActtttgaaatgcttttatgTAGTTAGTTGTGACCTTAGATTTAGGCagtctctccccacccccaatcttttttctccctaattttttttcaaccacaatgcattttttttcctttaactgcaCTATTTCAGTGGTGGTTTTTGATGCCCGATGATGTCTGCTGAAGATATAGTGACTTCATGATGCAGTTTAATCTTTCTAATAACTTTGCTCTGTAAATCCATTCATGtacaaatgcatgtttttattgtgttttaagAGATTGAAATATTAAAGTTTACTGTGATACTAAATTTTGTCTATATTGTCTTCCAGCAATAGATTTCTGAAGCTGTCATTTAAATTGTAGTCAGAGTATGCAGTAGTTTAAGTTCAGTGGCATTGTATTCTTTTTGAGTTAACCTTGTTTTCATTACTCTCATCTAAATTTGTTTACATTCTAACTTTGTTAAACATTCTTTGGACTTCTATGAACTGCATAAAATAACTGGTTTGAATaaattccactgaaaataaatagaagGCTACACAAGGCTAGGTCTGAAATACAGATGTGGATTTCAAAGAGCTTTCAAAGGACCTGAGAGCACCCAATTCAGCCACTCAATTATGGAGAAAGTGTCAAAAAAGTCATCTCTCAGAAGAGGGGAGGGAAGCAAGGTAAACATTAAGCAGCAATGTGTAAACAGAAATTCCCAAAGTGCTTCTTGAGTTGGTTGTACTCAGGGAAAGAATTAGATCTGTGCTATAAAGATAATTTAGGTAGTGTCCCAAAACCAACATAgcatcttgctttgcttttcaggtgACTTCTTGGGGGTCTCTAATAACAAGAGTGAAGTGGTTGTTTTGTATTGATGAGCCAAAACTTTATGCATCTGTCTGTTTGGAATGTGTGTTAAGTAGTAGTAAAATAGCCTTATTGCAGAAGTGTACTACAAAATACTGCTGGTGTGTGCCTGATGCTAATTTAGCCTCCTTAAGTGCTTCCAAATACCAGTTTTGATGGTGCTAATGATGCTGTTAATGTTGAGATACTATGTTTAACTCTTACCTTAGTACTTACTAAGGTATCTTTGTTACAAGCTGCATGACCCTGTACTGGCTCATAAATGAACTACAGTGGGTTGTTTTAGGGGCTAAAAAAGCATTCCTGAGATTTTGGTTTGGAGCCGTTTGGTTAAGATTTTCTTGGGTATCTTACCTGATCTTAGCTATGAAGACGTATTTTATCTAGGTTGTTCCTTAGAAGCCAGATGCACAAGCCAGGTGCACCCGAGTGTAAACGATAACATTTTGCTATCCGGTTGTTCACCAGACTGGTGCGCACCTTAGGCCTGCATAACGGaaacaagggctcggctgttgaCGTGACTGCTCAGACGGGTGAGCTGGAGGGTTGCCCGCTGAAGAGAGGGCGCTCCCAGTGCCGGAAAAGGTCTGGTGGCAGTAAGGGATGGGTTTGGCCGGACTGCGGACGGGCTGGGTGCCTCTGTCTGCCGGACGAACGTGGAGAAGAGCATCCCCAGCCCTCAGGAAGGGGTGCGGACCTGCTTTAGGAAACAGTGCCGGGGGATGGCAGGGCTGACGGGCAGTACTGTTGTAGGCACTGGGGGAGACCGGCGCTGGGAGGGGGAGGGGTTGTTCGAAGCTAAATAAAATGCTACACTGAAAACAAACAGGTGACGTTTTATTAAAGCTACACCCCGAGGGAGGGGCGGGGGTGTCCGTCCTCTGCCGGAGGTGGAGGGCTGGGAGCTCCGCCGCGCCCCCTTCCGCCGTTTTCCTCCGCCCTGACCGGGGGCCCTTGCTCCCACCTGGCGGAGGACGGGGGCGCGCAGCGCGGCCTCCGCCACAGCCCAGCTGCGCATGCGCGGCGGCCAGCGAGAGGCTGGCGTCccgcggctgaggtgagggccgGGCCGCGTCCGTCTCCCGCAGGCAGCGCGGCAGCGGGCAGGTGAGTGTTGGAGTCCGCCACGCGACGCCAGTGTCGCCGCTGGAGTTCGGCGGGGCGCCGCGGGAGCGTCGCGAGGGGCTCCCTGCGGAGGGCAGCCCGGTGTCCGTCCCGTCGTCCGCCATGTTGTACATAGCAACAGTTGCTAGGCGCGGGCTGGCCGCGCTGCGCCGGCTCCGGCTGCGGAGTGAGGGGAGGCTTTGGTGTCGTTTTGAAGGTAAATTCCTGGCTCCGGGGGATGAAGGTTGTGTTGTCGGCGGCCGCGGAGCAGGGCACGGTGCTGCGGCTTCTGGAGGAGAGGAGCGCGTTTGGCTGTGGCGGTGCCGTGGCCCCGCGCAGCCGAGGTGCCCTGGTTACCGCATTGCCCGAGAGCTGCTCCGGGCACTCGAGGGAACTCCCTAACGTTTATGGAAGTACCGAAATGGGAGAGAATGATGCCGTTTTGTCATGAGTGCCTCTCTTGCTTTTTACTGCTAATTATTTCCTGCATTCGTCTGTCTCTCCATGCGTGTTGCTTCTTTTCCTATACTGAAACTGTAAATTCTTGGGGCAGAATCCTATCTTTATGCAATACCTAATTATGACCAGTTATTATTTAAGTGATACTGTATtgtaaacatttttctgcaaCTACAAATTAATATGTGTAATTATGCTAGACATTAgaacacaattattttaattgggTTTATATCCATACATAGTTGTTACCACATACTAGCTAGCTGCCCTTATTGTACTTGTCAAAAATAACTGATCAGTTTAAGCACTATATAACATGGGGGGAAAAACAAGAATTTCTGCTCCGTAGAGCTTGGAGTCAAAATAGAAAAAGATGCAGATAAGCAGATCAAAGGTACGGGGAGACAGGAAGCGTCCAATTTGAACACCCCACTTCATCAGTTACAGACTTACTGGAAAAGATTCAGATTAGTACAGTAATATAATCAGAGACCTAGAAAATGCAGTTAGTGAGGAAAGACCAACAACTGGATTTATTTTGGCTACAGAGAAGGCAAAGGTTATCATTCCATTAAGTACACTGAGTTGGTTAACATCTTCCCTCTGAAAAAAGTAGAGGGTCCTGCACCATTTCTCCTTCATCCCCACCACACTTGGTTAAAATAGGTAATACCATattgtgtttaaagaaaaacagagaatgtGGTAGGCAAAAATTGGcaatttttctttaagcaaaacagtttgtgTGATCAGGTCTTCaaatttgaaatttttcttttgtggcaACAGGTCTGCTTCCATAACAGAGTATTACTTCAGAGCATGAGCAGGGTTATTCTTTAAGTCTGCATTGCTTCAAAATATAATTAAGTGCCTACAGAAtcacattttttccttctaatatttAGTTATGGGTGATGAGTCAGTACCATTTTTGCTGGACCAAGGAACCACTAAAAGATATCAAATACCTATTGGTCATCTGGACTACAAGTTCATTGAAAAATGCACAGATGTTAAACACCTGGAAAAGATTCTCAGGGTATTAAGGTAAACATATTTTCTTACCTTCTTTACTAATTATATTCCTGTTCTGTAAAATTCAGAGGAACCCATACTTAAATACTCTGTTTGTCTTGGACCTCTTTGTaactttctaatttaaaaattaaaatacaaagttcAAGTAATCATGTTGAAAGTGTCCAAATGATAACGCTAGAAATCCAAGTCCTGTTTTAACCATCCAAAAGGTTTGAGTAACTTGATGCCAGGTTTTTCtcaaatgctgctgctggattTTGGTTCTGTCATGAAGCCATCTTGTCTGACTGTTTGTGGTGATTTCAGATGCCATGCCTATTTAACTTTTGCTGAAAATGACATGAACATTCTTTTATGCGCACTGTGATAATTTTGAACTGTGTATGTGTGTCCATTGGAAAGTTGTTGAAGGTTAACTCAGTGGAATTTTCTGATCAAAATGTTATTAGGGGACAGTAGAATTCAGTTGTAACAGGAAAATAGTCCTCTGCAGTCACTGTGGTGACCACACAAGAGACTACACATGGAGAGAAATATGGAGGATGTAGTGCAGTTTAGTTCTTTTTTGTAACTTTTATATCTTTGCATTTTAAAGGTCTGGTGAAGAGGGATGTTATCCTGACCTTACATTGTTTTGTGAAAAGCGTATCGAGCATTTAGATCCAAGGAGCAGAGCTCTGAGAAGAGATAAGCCTGCAGCCACAGCTTCTGATTTCACAGCTGAAGAATGGGAAACAATTAATGGTGAACTGATGGTACAGTATAACTCTAATTTATAATGGTCAGTAATATAATCACTTTGATGTATCAATCTTCCTCTTCTTGTGCTTAAGTAGAATGTAATTATTTGATTAAGTGAGGAAGCGATCAAAGGATTATGTTGagggtttttaaattattttcttgaatcAATGTCTCTGAATCTTTAACGCCCATTTTAactctacagattttttttgtagatTGCTTTTTATTCAAAAAAGCACAATTGGTTTTTGTCTTAATTGCTTTTCCCCGTTAAGAGCAATGCGTTATAAGGATAGTTGTTAGGGTCATTGTAGACTATGAAGTATATCTGCTCTAATGCTTCGAGGTAcagatatattatttatttattttcagagctggGTGACAGAAATGAATGAAGATGATAAGAAACCACAGTTCCTGAGAACAGACGCACTGCATGATAGACAAGATAATTTGCCTCCTATTCGTTGTTCCAGCAGCTGTCTTCCTGCTAATCAGGTATCTCCAGTTTTCTAATGTATGTTAATTGTATGTCTTTCTAAAATTAGGAAATTTTATACGTACAAACTTCTAGTCGTTGAGGCTTTATTACTAGATTTATTTTGttaaccagaaaataaaaacGTTTAACTTCCCTTGCAAGAGACTAATGCTTAAACAAAAGTACCTCCTTAGTACTAGCATGTGTCTTGTAATAATGTTTTAATTCTGATCAAGAATTCACTTCTGGAGCAAATCTCCTTAAACACCCTTTTATGTTCTTTGATTCACATTTCAAAGTGGTATTTAAGCATGAACTACGTTCCTTTTGGATGAAATTATGCCAGGAGATTTTCTCTGGCTGCCAGTaggctttttttccatgaaagcagACAGGAGCTAGTCCAAAATAAATACCCTGAAACACGTACAGTATGGATGTTGGACCCTCTGCACCAACTGTTTCACTCTATAGCCACTTCTATATTGGGTTGCACTGGTGTACGTGTACCCTTTGATTCCCCTTATTTTATACCTTGAGTTGGTATTCCAGCTTTAGCCATAAAGCATACTTCCTAATTTATCCATAAAGCATACTTAACAAATCTTCAGAACTACAGAATAAACATGTACACTTTTTCCTAGGTATTAGTTTCAtcatgttttttttccatttatttatctgCCTGAAATCTGTTTTGTCTGTGACCAGCTTTTCTTACTAATATTAAATGCAGTGCTATTGGAGGGATTGGCAGAAAAGTAGGTGTGGGATGCAATTTTTTGAATTGTCAGATGTTATCACTGATGGCTTCAGTCTGATTCCCACTATTTTCTTTGGAATTCTGGGACACTTATAACAAATTCActaaaggatttttatttttggaagtttGGAATTGAGAATAGTTATGAACGGATCCTTACAGGTCATGTGATATTTCTTATTAATTGTTAATTTGACAAATTTTATTGGAACATTTATGTATTGGTAAATTCCTGATTTGTGTTCCTGTGTTGTCAGAAACTACTTATTGTCAGCTGGTGCTTAGACATCAGACCAAGACATTTGGGATAACTAGGCACTCTCCGTTATGTGGTGTACAAAGAGGCTGGGAACTCCAGTGTAATGCTTTGTAAGTGGTTAGTATTGAGACTAAgatgtgcttttgttttggggtgtttttttcatGAATCTGTCTCTTTCACATTTTGCAATGTATGTTCTTCTTGACTATCCTGTTTTGCTGAGATGAAGAGTGCCACTGTAGCTTTACTCTTGATTTATGTCCTGTATAAGTGTGTCCTAGAAcaaaaaatggtaaataaaatTTGTGAACTCAGTGAATCCAGATTAGAATATGAGCATAAAATGGTGGGAAGTAGCTTGAAACCTAGAATATAGAGTTTTACTAAAGATGTGTTCTCCATTCAAAGATGAAATatgtattcagattttttttctcctacttcaAACCATGCAACAGTCTTCAGGTCAAGTTTCTATCAGTTTTGTTCTCCATACAAGGTTTAGGTGTTAGCATTATTACCCAGGAAACCTAGATACAGCTTTATGCCTTATCTATGGTATATGATTTCCATTCCTTTTGTCCAAGCAGATGGCCTCTGGAGTAATTGTAACCTGtcctggaagagagaagaaaggccTGAAATTGAGTTTTATTTATGTAGCGGTGCAGTTATACCACTACTAGATCACTACTGAATAAAAAGAAGCTGTTTCTATAGTGTACACTAAATTTATACCTGTAATaggaaatctcaaaaaaaaaaattcgatTAATATACTtaatcagtttttatttcttttctttcttgctgataAAGCTATGTGTAAtcttataatttttaaatatgttttgctAATCAGTTAggactgtaattattttttacacTGGCATCACATAATTTTGTAATGTGGTATCAAGTATAAAGTTGGCACGATAAACTTCTCCTTTCTCCTAGAAAGAAATTCACAAACCCTTCCATAATTTCATGTTGTTATCTGATTGGAGACTGTTCATCTGATCTGATGCGTAAAAAGTTCAGTATCTTCAATGAAGCCAATTCTGGAAATCCTTATTGACCCTAAAATAGCAGATTGCACCAATGGGTACAGGTTTGGTAAATGGAAGCATCTTGTTGTGTCTGTAATCAGATTTTCTTGCTGATACTAAATGTAGGTACAGTTTCAATTCACTACTAATAGCTTATAACTCTGTatggtgttttctttttattggtgTGAAGTCATGGGGAAGATTTTCcaaaaatgaatagaaaaaaagagTGAACTTTATGCAATATTTCCCTCTTTAACACAATATAcccatttttctttcatgctgcCCAGGACTCTGAGGTTACATCTGTACTGCAAAATAAAAGAGGACTGGAGAGACAGCTTGAGTTTTTCTGTTCTTAACTGTCCACATtgcttaattattatttttgctgcCTCACTTTTTCCAGGACAGAACTAAAGCATGGGTTTAAAAATACTTACTTCCAAAAGACTGTATTGATGGGATTTCAGCAGACTTAGGTTCCTTTGCCAAACACAGTTTCCTAATACtattccagaaatatttctgtcCTCAGATGCCTCCTCATGCTACAGTCCAGGGTATGCAACACACATGCCAAGTTTTATGTTATAAAAATCCACTGTGATGGTATCTAAATAGTCTTCATATTATTTTGAATACTCTGAACTAAAAAAGAATACTGGTATAGCTGACACAGAATAGTAGTGTCTTAGGCCATCACACAGGACCCAAAGCAGAACCAAGGCCAAATTCTGTGTCACCTGAACTGAAGCCAGTCCATGCTTTGATCTTTGGTCCAGAAATTGTTCACTGGGCTTCAAACCCTGTGGGATCCATGCATTGTGAGTTCTGGCAAGAAATATGACAAGGGcagaggttttggggttttttt is drawn from Harpia harpyja isolate bHarHar1 chromosome 5, bHarHar1 primary haplotype, whole genome shotgun sequence and contains these coding sequences:
- the POLR2K gene encoding DNA-directed RNA polymerases I, II, and III subunit RPABC4 isoform X2, whose amino-acid sequence is MFKILFNRKCCAVSIFGGFLYQNMDSQKDVQPPKQQPMIYICGECHTENEIKARDPIRCRECGYRIMYKKRTKRLVVFDAR
- the POLR2K gene encoding DNA-directed RNA polymerases I, II, and III subunit RPABC4 isoform X1, translated to MDSQKDVQPPKQQPMIYICGECHTENEIKARDPIRCRECGYRIMYKKRTKRLVVFDAR